Proteins from a single region of Coraliomargarita parva:
- a CDS encoding SufE family protein — translation MTLEEKQQAIVEEITLIPDPYERLGYIVDCGKKAATLPDDLRIETFKIEGCMSQLWVVPEFRDGLCYFQSDSDSAIVKGIATLLCDFYSAQKPEAIIENDAAFLGEVGITQHLSPNRRNGLSRIVESVQRFAKSCMAES, via the coding sequence ATGACTTTAGAAGAAAAACAACAGGCCATCGTCGAAGAGATTACGCTCATCCCCGATCCCTACGAACGGCTCGGATACATCGTCGACTGCGGCAAAAAGGCAGCCACTCTGCCCGACGACCTGCGCATCGAGACCTTCAAGATTGAAGGCTGCATGTCTCAACTCTGGGTCGTCCCGGAATTCCGCGACGGACTCTGCTACTTCCAATCCGACTCGGATTCGGCCATCGTCAAGGGCATTGCCACCCTGCTCTGCGACTTCTACAGCGCACAGAAACCCGAAGCTATCATTGAGAATGACGCAGCCTTTCTCGGGGAGGTCGGCATCACCCAACACTTGTCACCCAACCGCCGTAACGGACTCAGCCGAATCGTGGAATCGGTCCAGCGCTTCGCCAAGTCCTGCATGGC
- the rpsL gene encoding 30S ribosomal protein S12, which translates to MPTINQLVRAPRVVQKVKSKSRALDKNPFRRGVCVQVMTRTPKKPNSAIRKVAKVRLTNGIEVIAYIPDEGHNLQEHSIVLVRGGRVKDLPGVRYHIVRGTLDCVGVEKRRRSRSKYGVKRPKESK; encoded by the coding sequence ATGCCAACAATCAACCAACTCGTCCGCGCACCTCGCGTTGTGCAGAAGGTAAAGTCAAAGTCACGTGCTCTGGACAAGAACCCGTTCCGCCGTGGCGTGTGCGTGCAGGTCATGACCCGTACGCCCAAAAAGCCGAACTCCGCTATCCGTAAGGTGGCCAAGGTTCGTCTGACTAATGGTATTGAGGTCATCGCCTACATTCCTGACGAAGGTCACAACCTTCAGGAGCACAGCATCGTGCTGGTTCGTGGCGGTCGTGTGAAGGACCTTCCGGGTGTACGTTACCATATCGTTCGCGGCACGCTGGACTGCGTTGGTGTGGAAAAACGCCGCCGTAGCCGCTCCAAGTACGGTGTGAAGCGCCCGAAGGAATCCAAGTAA
- the rpsG gene encoding 30S ribosomal protein S7 — protein sequence MSRRRQAVKRPIIPDPRYNSTLVTNLVNMIMERGKRTLAQRIVYTAFQRVSEKLGKGDPVDLVMGALENARPKLEVKSRRVGGATYQVPVEISFERQQSLAFRWMVASARKRKGVPMDEALADEIVDAYNNTGAVVKKKEETHRMAQANRAFAHLRW from the coding sequence ATGTCACGTCGTCGCCAAGCCGTTAAGCGTCCGATTATCCCGGATCCCCGTTACAACAGCACTCTGGTCACCAACCTGGTCAACATGATCATGGAGCGCGGTAAGCGCACTTTGGCTCAGCGTATCGTTTACACTGCTTTCCAGCGCGTGAGCGAGAAGCTCGGCAAGGGTGATCCGGTCGACCTCGTCATGGGTGCATTGGAAAATGCACGCCCGAAGCTTGAAGTGAAGAGCCGCCGCGTTGGTGGTGCTACTTACCAAGTCCCGGTTGAAATTTCCTTTGAGCGCCAACAAAGTCTGGCATTCCGCTGGATGGTGGCCTCTGCCCGTAAGCGCAAGGGTGTCCCGATGGACGAAGCGCTCGCCGATGAGATTGTTGACGCTTACAACAACACCGGCGCTGTTGTGAAGAAGAAGGAAGAGACCCACCGCATGGCACAGGCCAACCGCGCCTTTGCCCACCTGCGCTGGTAG